The following coding sequences lie in one Posidoniimonas polymericola genomic window:
- a CDS encoding alpha/beta fold hydrolase, which yields MPLPHLHLLPGLHGTPELYAPFVLALGDHPSSTTHYPDDPNATAEDILATIAQTTPTDRPYVLLAESFSGPFAARFAAAPPENLVGLVLVNTFLRLPLAPLTSGVAQLRLRMPWAMSRLLLIDRSASSELRSLTKRIVLAISPELVAARFRLLSKTDSRESSAQIRLPTLALHGRGDWFVLPYNSVGIERTIPTAGRKSLPGPHLLVQTHPERSLQAIANWWESAAAVPAEAAH from the coding sequence ATGCCGCTCCCCCACCTCCACCTGCTGCCTGGACTGCACGGCACGCCCGAGCTGTACGCGCCGTTCGTTCTTGCGCTAGGCGACCACCCTTCGTCGACCACCCACTACCCCGACGACCCCAACGCGACCGCCGAAGACATCCTGGCGACCATCGCCCAGACGACGCCGACCGACCGTCCTTACGTGCTGCTGGCCGAGTCGTTCTCGGGGCCGTTCGCCGCGCGGTTCGCGGCCGCGCCGCCAGAGAACTTGGTCGGGCTGGTGCTGGTCAACACGTTCCTGCGGCTGCCACTCGCGCCGCTGACCTCGGGCGTCGCGCAGCTGCGGCTGCGGATGCCGTGGGCCATGTCGCGGCTGCTGCTGATCGACCGCTCCGCGAGCAGCGAGCTGCGGTCGCTCACCAAGCGGATCGTGCTGGCGATCTCGCCCGAACTGGTGGCCGCGCGGTTCCGCCTGCTAAGCAAAACGGACTCGCGAGAAAGCTCTGCGCAAATTCGATTGCCGACTCTCGCTCTTCACGGGAGGGGCGACTGGTTTGTCCTCCCCTACAACTCGGTCGGCATCGAGCGGACCATCCCAACCGCTGGCCGGAAATCGCTGCCGGGCCCTCATTTACTAGTCCAAACGCACCCCGAGCGGTCGTTGCAGGCAATCGCCAACTGGTGGGAATCAGCGGCGGCTGTCCCCGCTGAGGCCGCGCATTAG
- a CDS encoding LamG domain-containing protein: MRLSMARTLPLLGVCVLSLGLTQPTLGQSLVLQWAFDEESGDALDTGAVSPTANGTLGSGAVRSTDTPGGGPGGSIDLSATGSDSNVLGGDPLKVNSLEKFTLSTWIKMTGDNSLDQGGSNNVRLMSRQAGNSFFDGFTWNLNPPNDGEATTSSPDDFRMGMFIGGQNDFGFAFADADVEGQGGEWTFLAVSYDGTSAENNMKFFWGGEDTPVTQLGSTLTTSNDPGGLFNETPADFAIGYTTAAPTADVSIAGLQDDVRVYDDLLDLAALDAVRLENLPSVSVLLGDFNSDTVVDAADYTLWRDNDGADESVLNGAGDGSGTVDLGDYTAWAANYGAGQVALSSASVPEATTLSLACLTLAGVGGMRRRA, encoded by the coding sequence ATGCGACTATCGATGGCTAGAACACTGCCTCTGCTCGGCGTTTGCGTCCTCTCGTTGGGGCTTACCCAGCCGACCCTCGGCCAAAGCCTCGTTCTGCAGTGGGCGTTCGACGAGGAATCGGGCGACGCCCTCGACACCGGCGCCGTGAGCCCAACTGCCAATGGGACCTTGGGGAGCGGCGCCGTCCGCTCGACCGACACCCCCGGCGGGGGCCCTGGTGGCTCGATCGACCTCAGCGCTACGGGGTCCGACAGCAACGTTCTCGGCGGCGACCCCCTGAAGGTGAACTCGCTCGAGAAATTTACCCTGTCGACCTGGATCAAGATGACCGGCGACAACAGCCTCGACCAGGGCGGCAGCAACAACGTGCGGCTGATGTCGCGGCAAGCGGGCAACAGCTTCTTTGATGGTTTTACTTGGAACCTCAACCCGCCCAACGATGGTGAGGCCACCACCTCCTCGCCGGACGATTTCCGGATGGGCATGTTCATCGGCGGCCAGAACGACTTCGGATTCGCGTTCGCCGACGCCGACGTCGAGGGCCAGGGTGGCGAGTGGACCTTCCTGGCGGTGAGCTACGACGGCACGAGCGCCGAGAACAACATGAAGTTCTTCTGGGGCGGCGAGGACACCCCGGTCACGCAACTCGGCAGCACACTCACGACCTCGAACGACCCAGGCGGCCTGTTCAACGAAACCCCCGCCGACTTCGCCATCGGCTACACGACCGCGGCCCCGACGGCCGATGTCTCGATCGCCGGCCTGCAGGACGACGTCCGCGTCTACGACGACCTGCTCGACCTCGCGGCGCTCGACGCGGTGCGTCTAGAGAACCTGCCGTCCGTCAGCGTCCTGCTGGGCGACTTCAACAGCGACACGGTTGTCGACGCGGCCGACTACACCCTGTGGCGCGACAACGACGGCGCCGACGAGTCGGTGCTCAACGGCGCCGGCGACGGCTCTGGGACGGTCGACCTCGGCGACTACACCGCCTGGGCCGCCAACTACGGCGCGGGCCAGGTGGCGCTCTCGAGTGCGTCGGTCCCCGAGGCGACCACGCTGTCGCTCGCGTGCCTGACGCTGGCCGGCGTTGGTGGCATGCGTCGTCGCGCGTAG
- a CDS encoding DmpA family aminopeptidase, whose translation MRALLFFLLLVIPANAEPRARCRELGIAPGDYPPGRHNAITDVAGVTVGHSTLIEGDSIRTGATAIVPHQGDVFRRKPPAAIAVGNGFGKLVGSTQVDELGQLETPILLTNTLNVWEAAATLVDRTLAAPGNESVRSVNPVVGETNDGWLNDIRTRPLTQKHFRAALDDAYGGPVEEGAVGAGVGTTTMGFKGGVGTSSRVLPNEAGGFTLGVLVQTNYGGRLTIGGAVIDPPRTQANTGGPPVEYGSCMIVVATDAPLSARQLKRVARRALVGMARTGANFSHGSGDYVIAFSTAETNRIPYEGDAVTRAVVVIDEARLTPLFEAAADATQEAIYNALLQAKTVRGVNGHTAEALTPDAVRRAISPPPNG comes from the coding sequence ATGCGAGCGTTGTTGTTTTTCCTGTTACTCGTCATTCCTGCCAACGCCGAACCGCGGGCCCGCTGCCGGGAGCTGGGTATCGCGCCCGGCGACTACCCGCCCGGCAGGCACAACGCCATCACCGACGTCGCCGGGGTGACCGTCGGGCACTCTACGCTGATTGAAGGCGACAGCATCCGCACCGGGGCCACGGCCATCGTGCCGCACCAAGGCGACGTGTTCCGGCGCAAGCCGCCGGCCGCCATCGCGGTCGGGAACGGCTTTGGCAAGCTCGTTGGCTCCACTCAGGTAGACGAGCTCGGACAGCTCGAGACCCCGATCCTGCTGACCAACACGCTGAACGTGTGGGAGGCCGCCGCCACGCTGGTCGATCGGACTCTCGCGGCGCCGGGCAACGAGTCGGTCCGTTCGGTGAACCCGGTCGTCGGCGAGACCAACGACGGCTGGCTCAACGACATCCGCACGCGACCGCTCACTCAGAAACACTTCCGCGCGGCTCTCGATGACGCGTACGGCGGCCCGGTGGAGGAGGGCGCCGTGGGGGCGGGCGTCGGCACCACGACCATGGGCTTCAAAGGCGGCGTCGGAACCTCGTCGCGTGTGCTGCCCAACGAGGCAGGCGGGTTCACCCTAGGCGTGCTGGTGCAGACCAATTACGGCGGCCGGCTAACGATCGGGGGCGCCGTGATCGACCCGCCGAGGACGCAGGCCAACACCGGGGGGCCGCCGGTCGAGTACGGGTCGTGCATGATCGTGGTCGCCACCGACGCGCCGCTCTCGGCGCGGCAGCTCAAGCGTGTGGCCCGCCGCGCGCTGGTTGGGATGGCGCGGACCGGCGCCAACTTCTCCCACGGCAGCGGCGACTACGTGATCGCCTTCTCTACCGCCGAAACCAACCGCATCCCCTACGAGGGTGACGCCGTGACCCGCGCCGTTGTCGTGATCGACGAGGCCCGGCTGACGCCCCTGTTCGAGGCTGCCGCCGACGCCACCCAGGAGGCGATCTACAACGCCCTGCTGCAGGCCAAGACCGTGCGGGGCGTGAACGGCCACACCGCCGAGGCGTTGACCCCCGACGCGGTGCGGCGGGCAATCTCGCCGCCGCCAAACGGGTAG
- a CDS encoding DMT family protein: protein MPPHVATILLLICSNIFMTFAWYGHLRGMTGKPWMLVALASWGVALFEYLLQVPANRIGYTVMDVGKLKVLQEVIALSVFVPFSVFYLRQRLTLDYLWASLCIAGAAYFMFRRQ, encoded by the coding sequence ATGCCCCCGCACGTCGCAACCATATTGCTGCTGATCTGCAGCAACATCTTCATGACCTTCGCCTGGTACGGGCACCTCCGTGGGATGACCGGCAAGCCGTGGATGCTGGTCGCGCTGGCAAGTTGGGGCGTGGCGCTGTTCGAGTACCTGCTGCAGGTGCCGGCGAACCGGATCGGCTACACGGTGATGGACGTCGGCAAGCTGAAGGTGCTGCAGGAGGTGATCGCGCTATCGGTGTTTGTGCCGTTTTCGGTGTTCTATCTGAGGCAGCGGCTCACACTCGACTACCTGTGGGCGTCGCTCTGCATTGCGGGCGCGGCCTACTTCATGTTCCGCCGACAGTAA
- a CDS encoding secondary thiamine-phosphate synthase enzyme YjbQ encodes MVHQQEFTIETNGHGDMRDLTEQVAGIVAASGVTTGMAQVFNVGSTGVIAAIEFEPGLARDLPEVLNRLIPPGRDYGHEQAWHDGNAHSHLQATWMGHSFSFPVTKGAPMLGTWQQIVHLECDVKPRRRHIVVTVMGE; translated from the coding sequence ATGGTCCACCAGCAAGAATTCACCATCGAGACCAACGGCCACGGCGACATGCGCGACCTCACCGAGCAGGTCGCCGGCATCGTCGCCGCGTCGGGCGTCACGACCGGGATGGCCCAGGTGTTTAATGTCGGCAGCACCGGCGTGATCGCCGCGATCGAGTTCGAGCCCGGCCTGGCCCGCGACCTGCCCGAGGTGCTTAACCGGCTGATCCCGCCGGGACGCGACTACGGTCACGAGCAGGCGTGGCACGACGGCAACGCCCACTCGCACCTGCAGGCGACCTGGATGGGGCACAGCTTCTCGTTCCCGGTCACCAAGGGCGCGCCGATGCTGGGGACCTGGCAGCAGATCGTCCACCTGGAGTGCGACGTGAAGCCGCGCCGCCGGCACATCGTCGTGACGGTGATGGGCGAGTAG
- the ispH gene encoding 4-hydroxy-3-methylbut-2-enyl diphosphate reductase, with translation MKVLLASPRGFCAGVNMAIESLELALASFGAPIYVYHEIVHNRYVVSHFKDRGVTFLDDIEDAPEGSTLLFSAHGVSPLIREAARRRNLTAIDATCPLVTKVHLEAIKYAKAGYTILLIGHEGHDEVIGTMGEAPEATLLVESPEDVDRLKVADEKKVAYLTQTTLSVDDANRIIDRLKQRFPHIAAPPKSDICYATSNRQEAVAKLATQADLTLVLGSQNSSNSARLAELSTECGTPAHLIDGAGDIDPAWLEGVETVLVTAGASAPETVVNECLDLLRDRYNATVEPQVIRTESVSFPLPRELRGHAAETEVTSVLTRS, from the coding sequence ATGAAGGTATTGTTGGCCAGCCCACGCGGGTTCTGCGCGGGCGTGAACATGGCGATCGAGTCGCTGGAGCTCGCCCTGGCGTCGTTCGGGGCGCCGATCTACGTCTACCACGAGATCGTCCACAACCGGTATGTGGTCTCGCACTTCAAGGACCGCGGCGTCACGTTCCTCGACGACATCGAAGACGCACCGGAGGGTTCCACGCTGCTGTTTTCGGCGCATGGGGTCTCGCCGCTTATTCGCGAGGCGGCCCGGCGGCGGAACCTGACCGCCATCGACGCCACCTGCCCGCTGGTCACCAAGGTCCACCTCGAGGCGATCAAGTACGCCAAGGCGGGCTACACCATCCTGCTGATCGGACACGAGGGGCACGACGAGGTGATCGGCACCATGGGCGAGGCGCCCGAGGCGACCCTGCTAGTCGAGAGCCCCGAGGACGTGGACCGGCTCAAGGTCGCCGACGAAAAGAAGGTCGCGTACCTCACGCAGACCACGCTCAGCGTCGACGACGCCAACCGCATCATCGACCGGCTGAAGCAACGCTTCCCGCACATCGCCGCGCCGCCCAAGTCTGACATCTGCTACGCCACCAGCAACCGGCAGGAGGCGGTCGCCAAGCTCGCCACGCAGGCCGACCTGACGCTGGTGCTCGGTAGCCAGAACAGCAGCAACAGCGCGCGGCTGGCCGAGCTCTCGACCGAGTGCGGCACGCCCGCCCACCTGATCGACGGCGCCGGCGACATCGACCCCGCCTGGCTCGAGGGCGTCGAGACCGTGCTGGTGACCGCCGGCGCCAGCGCGCCAGAAACGGTTGTCAATGAGTGCCTGGACCTGCTGCGTGACCGCTACAACGCCACGGTCGAGCCGCAGGTGATCCGCACCGAGAGCGTGTCGTTCCCGCTGCCCAGAGAACTCCGCGGCCACGCCGCCGAGACCGAGGTCACCAGCGTGCTGACCAGGTCGTAG
- a CDS encoding metal-dependent hydrolase: MADFKTHVTFSSVLGCGYAFAGMTAGMGMDTSLVAGGLCGLSGMLPDVDSDSGIPRRETMGFAAAIVPMLLVSRFQQYQLEHDQMVLIAAGLYFGIRFGLSKLIGEFSVHRGMWHSIPAALIFAGLAFLITGSSDLTIKYFKAFAVFLGTMSHLVLDEVYSVDTRGIVPKFKKSFGSAVKFWGKSPWANFSTYAKLIVVAMLVFGDMSVVTRLRETHPGLADIAEATGERVRGFTEGGAAPQPPPQQPQATPPSWWGQPQQPTQRQQPTQPQPALPQPSYPPQGGQQPAYQQPNYQQPAYQQPSYPQQQPPQGFAPIQQPTNPGGFRPNSGGYGSDYGTGYGQPAPQYNYPPAAQHAQPGGWNQR, encoded by the coding sequence ATGGCCGACTTCAAGACGCACGTCACGTTCAGCAGTGTGCTGGGCTGCGGCTACGCGTTCGCCGGCATGACCGCCGGCATGGGCATGGATACCTCGCTGGTGGCCGGCGGCCTGTGCGGCCTGTCGGGCATGCTGCCGGACGTCGACAGCGACTCGGGCATCCCCCGCCGCGAGACCATGGGCTTCGCCGCCGCGATCGTGCCGATGCTGCTGGTCAGCCGCTTCCAGCAGTACCAGCTTGAGCACGACCAGATGGTGCTGATCGCGGCCGGGCTGTACTTCGGGATCCGGTTTGGCCTCTCGAAGTTAATCGGCGAGTTCTCCGTGCACCGCGGCATGTGGCACAGCATTCCGGCGGCGCTGATCTTTGCCGGGCTGGCGTTCCTGATCACCGGCTCCAGTGACCTGACCATCAAGTACTTCAAGGCGTTCGCCGTGTTCCTCGGCACAATGAGCCACCTGGTGCTCGACGAGGTCTACAGCGTCGACACGCGGGGCATCGTCCCCAAGTTCAAGAAGTCGTTCGGCAGCGCGGTGAAATTCTGGGGCAAGAGCCCGTGGGCCAACTTCTCGACCTACGCCAAGCTGATTGTGGTCGCGATGTTAGTCTTCGGCGACATGTCGGTGGTGACGCGGCTACGCGAGACCCACCCCGGCCTGGCCGACATTGCCGAGGCGACCGGCGAGCGGGTCCGCGGATTTACCGAAGGCGGGGCCGCCCCCCAACCGCCACCGCAGCAACCACAAGCCACGCCGCCCTCGTGGTGGGGCCAGCCTCAACAGCCAACCCAGCGTCAACAGCCAACCCAGCCTCAGCCCGCCCTGCCCCAGCCAAGCTATCCGCCGCAGGGCGGTCAGCAGCCGGCCTATCAGCAGCCCAATTACCAGCAACCGGCTTACCAACAACCTAGCTACCCGCAGCAGCAGCCCCCACAGGGATTCGCCCCGATCCAGCAGCCGACCAATCCGGGCGGCTTCCGCCCCAACAGTGGCGGCTACGGGAGCGACTACGGGACTGGCTACGGGCAGCCCGCGCCGCAGTACAACTACCCGCCCGCCGCTCAGCACGCGCAGCCGGGTGGCTGGAACCAACGGTAG
- a CDS encoding DUF6940 family protein — protein sequence MSITHEVEELAADQFRCRILDSGAPVDYGRVIELWRTSAAFRSDFNRVLADSPLDAFRWETPPITINTLGREFEFVLLSAASFIDRPTDSVSFAEFFTTDNANEGVVAFANLRGDSTLVVPSPRTHETAYGHLASFVRSAPPTQCDAFWRVLGAEVHRALDARPLWVSTAGGGVAWLHARLDRHPKYYQHRPYRDA from the coding sequence ATGAGCATCACTCACGAAGTTGAAGAACTCGCTGCCGACCAGTTCCGCTGCCGAATCTTGGACAGCGGAGCGCCGGTAGATTACGGGCGGGTGATCGAGTTGTGGCGAACCTCTGCCGCCTTTCGCAGCGATTTCAACCGGGTGCTGGCGGACTCGCCTCTCGACGCGTTCCGTTGGGAGACTCCGCCAATTACCATCAATACGTTGGGCCGCGAATTCGAGTTTGTGCTCCTGAGCGCCGCTAGCTTCATCGATCGGCCAACTGACTCAGTAAGCTTCGCTGAGTTCTTCACGACCGACAACGCCAACGAGGGAGTTGTCGCGTTTGCCAATCTCCGCGGTGATTCCACGTTGGTGGTCCCGTCGCCACGAACCCATGAGACCGCCTACGGCCACCTCGCCTCGTTTGTCCGATCGGCTCCCCCCACGCAATGCGACGCCTTCTGGCGAGTTCTCGGGGCCGAGGTACACCGCGCCCTCGACGCCCGCCCGCTGTGGGTCAGCACCGCCGGCGGCGGCGTCGCGTGGCTGCACGCCAGGCTCGACCGCCATCCCAAGTACTATCAACACCGTCCCTATCGCGATGCCTAG
- a CDS encoding adenylate/guanylate cyclase domain-containing protein: MAELLAIGGGSNQQDRFALGEGEELTLGRAPRSGYAVPWDRLISREHATLRLHEGRLEVAVLPTARNPVFYQGIPSSRFWIEPGDKFAIGDTTFYFEAADQTDDGDPLVAEHVLGDDLLTSERFSNPASCLHALCKMPELIAQSRDDAHLAEQVVDLLLDTIRGASASAVMQFDDRPTDRGRAGRDGPDREGSAPTADATLMRWDCRDAAVRRFRPSRRLIAAARKRQQSVVHLWAEDSQVDENFTINNDLDWAFCTPIPVGPGEWWCLYVTGQRRFAGLREVDSPQDLIGELRTAELVARFLGSVRQVRSLEQQHQQMRQFFSPAVIERLADRSLADALEPRSGPVSVLFCDVRGFSRKVEAAADLRALLDQVSHALSAMTRGILKYEGVIADFQGDAALGFWGWPDDNPDGPLLACRTAIAIHRAFADAQRDASSPLHGFRVGIGVGHGEAIAGRIGAMEQIKVGVFGPVVNLASRLQDLTKQVGVPILLDQATADAVRQRLDGSQPEGAALRRIGRFRPPGVESAVAVYTLDASDALSPDESQAYDAAVAAIEQGDWAAASELLQGAPADDPCSCFLRDLLRDASAPPDSWDGVLSIERQGSVRFKTTSAPRPG, translated from the coding sequence ATGGCAGAACTCCTGGCGATCGGCGGCGGCTCGAACCAGCAGGACCGCTTTGCGCTCGGCGAGGGCGAGGAGCTGACGCTCGGCCGCGCCCCGCGATCGGGCTACGCCGTGCCGTGGGACCGGTTGATCTCGCGCGAGCACGCCACGCTGCGACTGCACGAGGGGCGGCTGGAGGTCGCCGTGCTGCCGACCGCGCGGAACCCGGTGTTCTACCAGGGGATCCCCAGCAGCCGGTTCTGGATCGAGCCGGGCGACAAGTTTGCCATCGGCGACACCACGTTCTACTTTGAGGCCGCCGACCAGACCGACGACGGCGACCCCCTGGTGGCTGAGCACGTGCTGGGCGACGACCTGCTCACCTCCGAGCGGTTCAGCAACCCGGCGAGCTGCCTGCACGCGCTCTGTAAAATGCCCGAGCTGATCGCCCAGAGCCGCGACGACGCGCACCTGGCCGAGCAGGTGGTCGACCTGCTGCTCGACACGATCCGCGGCGCGTCGGCGTCGGCCGTGATGCAGTTCGACGACCGGCCGACCGACCGCGGAAGGGCCGGCCGCGATGGGCCCGATCGCGAAGGCTCCGCCCCGACCGCCGACGCAACCCTCATGCGGTGGGACTGCCGCGACGCGGCCGTCAGGCGGTTCCGCCCCAGCCGCCGGCTGATCGCCGCCGCCAGGAAGCGTCAGCAGAGCGTCGTGCACTTGTGGGCCGAGGACAGCCAGGTCGACGAAAACTTCACCATCAACAACGACCTCGACTGGGCGTTCTGCACGCCGATCCCGGTTGGGCCGGGCGAGTGGTGGTGCCTGTACGTCACGGGGCAGCGGCGGTTCGCCGGGCTGCGGGAGGTCGACTCGCCGCAGGACCTGATCGGCGAGCTGCGGACCGCGGAGCTGGTGGCGCGGTTCCTCGGCTCCGTGCGGCAGGTCCGCTCGCTGGAGCAGCAGCACCAACAGATGCGGCAGTTCTTCTCGCCGGCGGTGATCGAGCGGCTCGCCGACCGCTCGCTGGCCGACGCGCTCGAGCCCCGCAGCGGGCCGGTCAGCGTGCTGTTCTGCGACGTCCGGGGCTTCAGCCGCAAGGTCGAGGCCGCCGCCGACCTGCGCGCCCTGCTCGACCAGGTGAGCCACGCCCTGTCGGCCATGACCCGCGGCATCCTCAAGTACGAGGGGGTGATCGCCGACTTCCAGGGCGACGCGGCGCTGGGGTTCTGGGGCTGGCCCGACGACAACCCCGACGGCCCGCTGTTGGCTTGCCGAACGGCGATCGCCATCCACCGCGCGTTCGCCGACGCGCAGCGCGACGCGTCGAGCCCGCTGCACGGTTTCCGCGTCGGTATCGGCGTGGGCCACGGCGAAGCGATCGCCGGCCGCATCGGCGCCATGGAGCAGATCAAGGTCGGCGTGTTCGGCCCGGTGGTGAACCTCGCCTCACGGCTGCAGGACCTCACCAAGCAGGTCGGCGTGCCGATCCTGCTCGACCAGGCGACCGCCGACGCGGTCCGGCAGCGGCTCGACGGGTCCCAGCCGGAGGGGGCCGCATTGCGGCGCATCGGCCGCTTCCGCCCGCCGGGGGTCGAATCGGCCGTGGCGGTCTACACGCTCGATGCTTCGGATGCGTTGTCGCCGGACGAGTCGCAGGCGTACGACGCCGCAGTCGCCGCCATCGAGCAGGGCGACTGGGCCGCCGCGTCGGAGCTGCTGCAGGGCGCCCCGGCCGACGACCCGTGCTCGTGCTTCCTCCGCGACCTGCTCCGCGACGCGTCCGCCCCGCCCGACAGCTGGGACGGCGTGCTGTCGATCGAGCGTCAGGGCTCGGTCCGTTTCAAGACCACCTCGGCGCCGCGCCCCGGCTAA
- the dtd gene encoding D-aminoacyl-tRNA deacylase, protein MVQRVSSAAVVVSGETVGQIGAGLMVLLGVGHQDDAAAVRWMADKLVGLRVFEDDDGKMNRSLQDVGGQMLVVSQFTLLGDCKKGRRPSFIDAAPPELAERLYDDFVAAVRERGVTVGTGRFRTHMEVTLTNDGPVTLIVDSP, encoded by the coding sequence GTGGTGCAACGCGTGAGCTCGGCGGCGGTCGTGGTCAGCGGCGAGACCGTCGGCCAGATCGGCGCAGGCCTGATGGTGCTGCTGGGCGTCGGCCATCAGGACGACGCGGCGGCGGTCCGCTGGATGGCCGACAAGCTGGTTGGGCTGCGGGTCTTCGAGGACGACGACGGCAAGATGAACCGCTCGCTGCAGGACGTCGGCGGGCAGATGCTGGTGGTGAGCCAGTTCACGCTCTTGGGCGACTGCAAGAAGGGCCGCCGGCCGAGCTTCATCGACGCCGCGCCGCCGGAGCTGGCCGAGCGGCTCTACGACGACTTTGTCGCCGCGGTCCGCGAGCGGGGCGTGACGGTCGGCACGGGCCGGTTCCGCACGCACATGGAGGTCACCCTGACGAACGACGGCCCAGTGACACTGATTGTTGATTCCCCGTAG
- a CDS encoding ZIP family metal transporter: MPPIVLLAYYCVAILVASVLGGMLPGWLRLTHRWMEVAVSLVAGVMLGVALLHLLPHALDTAAQTGSGPNRFLGPLQWALAGWLAMFFVERFFCFHHHDLPGEGHDCHSHDHDHGHSHDHSHTHESPHEHLGPLACDEHSHAHSDHAHDLSWGGAAFGLTLHSVLAGVALAASVFHEQSDRSWAGLGVFVAILLHKPFDSMTIAMLMARGNRSRGAQALANAAFALAVPAGALLFYLGAVDGHEAANAAAASALAFSAGMFLCISMSDLLPELQFHHHDRFKLSAALLLGLAVAWAACRFEQHTHAPPATPPLPAAQPEADS; this comes from the coding sequence ATGCCGCCGATTGTCCTGCTCGCGTACTACTGCGTGGCGATCCTGGTCGCCTCGGTGCTGGGGGGCATGCTGCCGGGCTGGCTGCGGCTGACGCACCGCTGGATGGAGGTGGCCGTCAGCCTGGTCGCCGGCGTCATGCTGGGCGTAGCGCTGCTCCACCTGCTGCCGCACGCCCTCGACACGGCCGCCCAAACCGGCAGCGGCCCCAACCGCTTCCTCGGCCCGCTGCAGTGGGCCCTGGCCGGCTGGCTGGCGATGTTCTTTGTCGAACGCTTCTTCTGCTTCCACCACCACGACCTCCCAGGCGAGGGACACGACTGTCACTCGCATGATCATGACCACGGGCACTCGCACGACCACAGCCACACGCACGAATCCCCCCACGAGCACCTCGGCCCGCTCGCCTGCGACGAGCACAGCCACGCGCACAGCGACCACGCGCACGACCTGTCGTGGGGCGGCGCCGCGTTCGGGCTGACGCTGCACAGCGTGCTGGCCGGCGTGGCGCTGGCGGCCAGTGTGTTCCACGAGCAGTCCGACCGCTCGTGGGCCGGGCTCGGCGTGTTCGTCGCGATCCTGCTGCACAAGCCGTTCGACTCGATGACCATCGCGATGCTGATGGCCCGCGGCAACCGCTCCCGCGGCGCCCAGGCGCTGGCGAACGCCGCGTTCGCGCTGGCGGTGCCCGCCGGCGCGCTGCTGTTCTACCTCGGCGCGGTCGACGGCCACGAGGCGGCCAACGCGGCCGCCGCCTCGGCCCTGGCGTTCAGCGCGGGCATGTTCCTCTGCATCTCGATGTCCGACCTGCTGCCGGAACTTCAATTCCACCACCACGACCGCTTCAAGCTCTCCGCGGCGCTGCTCTTGGGCCTGGCCGTAGCATGGGCGGCTTGCCGGTTTGAGCAGCACACGCACGCGCCGCCGGCCACACCGCCACTCCCTGCCGCCCAACCAGAAGCGGACAGCTGA
- a CDS encoding SMI1/KNR4 family protein — protein MTVAESIEALRELAKAWPHEECPWEERPSFRPASTAQALQEFEVLGGLLLPDDLRAFFSEVDAIVAMSVHNGYWIGGVEELSQSLRRGDFPAVIGEAPAIPVATDGGGNAFLMDATGRVWRWSQEDGLLTQISGDFASFLARVVGDFRASYSDTPGWKYLV, from the coding sequence ATGACGGTTGCTGAATCAATCGAAGCTCTGCGGGAACTGGCTAAGGCATGGCCGCACGAAGAATGCCCTTGGGAAGAACGACCCTCCTTTCGGCCTGCATCGACGGCTCAGGCGCTCCAAGAGTTCGAGGTTCTCGGCGGCTTGCTGCTTCCTGATGACCTGCGGGCATTCTTCTCCGAGGTGGACGCGATAGTCGCCATGTCCGTGCACAATGGATACTGGATCGGCGGCGTTGAGGAGCTGTCACAGAGCCTACGACGGGGCGACTTCCCAGCAGTAATCGGGGAAGCCCCCGCGATCCCGGTAGCGACAGACGGGGGAGGCAATGCCTTTCTGATGGATGCCACGGGGCGAGTCTGGCGCTGGTCCCAGGAAGATGGCTTACTAACACAGATCAGCGGGGATTTCGCTTCGTTCCTGGCTCGGGTTGTCGGTGACTTCCGTGCCTCTTACAGCGATACGCCAGGATGGAAATACCTCGTGTGA